The Diaphorobacter ruginosibacter genome contains a region encoding:
- a CDS encoding TetR/AcrR family transcriptional regulator: protein MIAKVPSQSRPGGRSARIQTTVYETVKELLKTLSREELTFPLIAAQAGVTPSTLYRRWGDIQQLLADVAVEIIRPTAPPPDTGSLGGDLSGWLEQFLEESVSPLGRAMLRDMAAAYGDDRVPCACVEILRGQLQVILDRAEARGEAVALDADTLLDLLATPIAYRALFDLPPEPAYAQVLLGRVRALLRTRRMNRESGDNEPQ, encoded by the coding sequence ATGATCGCAAAAGTCCCTTCCCAGAGCCGCCCTGGCGGGCGCAGCGCGCGCATCCAGACAACGGTCTACGAGACCGTCAAGGAATTGCTCAAGACCTTGTCGCGCGAGGAGCTGACCTTCCCGCTGATTGCGGCGCAGGCGGGCGTCACCCCATCTACCCTGTATCGGCGCTGGGGTGACATCCAGCAATTGCTGGCCGACGTGGCCGTGGAGATCATCCGCCCCACCGCTCCGCCGCCGGATACCGGCAGCCTGGGCGGCGACCTCAGTGGGTGGCTGGAACAGTTCCTGGAGGAATCGGTCTCGCCTCTGGGTCGCGCAATGTTGCGGGACATGGCGGCTGCCTATGGCGACGACCGCGTGCCATGCGCCTGCGTGGAGATCCTGCGCGGGCAGTTGCAGGTGATCCTGGATCGCGCCGAAGCGCGTGGCGAGGCGGTCGCGCTCGATGCGGACACCTTGCTGGACCTGCTGGCCACGCCGATCGCCTATCGGGCACTTTTCGACCTGCCGCCGGAGCCGGCCTACGCCCAGGTGCTGCTGGGCCGCGTGCGCGCGCTGCTTCGCACGCGCCGCATGAATCGCGAGAGTGGCGACAATGAGCCGCAGTGA
- a CDS encoding MFS transporter yields MSSSQASSPTAACTTCTAGAAPVRGLATLALTLGTFFAASSAPTPLYRLYQQSWGFSSGTLTLVFAVYAFSLLLALLTTGALSDHLGRKPVILTSLVLEVASLVVFAQAGDVRMLFAARLLQGFATGMASAAIGAALLDLHRERGTLISTMSPMLGMAVGILVAGEFAQLWRNQLGLVFWLLVLLLVAAGTAVLAMPETGLRRPGALAAMRPRVRIPVQARQAFFQMLPMSIAVWALGGFYLSLGPSMIRSVTGSELAASFGICINMLSAAAGIWTLRGHAPRTMLRFGGGALFAGVALMLAGAHFHSLAMVLGASVVAGTGFGSGFQGALRSMIPLAAAHERGALLSAIYIASYLAFSVPAIVAGVSAAKLGLMPVTYAYGSMLMLFAALALAGTWRAGASR; encoded by the coding sequence ATGTCATCCTCGCAAGCATCCTCCCCCACCGCCGCCTGCACGACCTGCACGGCCGGCGCCGCCCCTGTCCGCGGCCTCGCCACCCTGGCGCTCACGCTCGGCACCTTCTTTGCGGCCTCCAGCGCCCCCACGCCGCTCTACCGGCTGTACCAGCAGTCCTGGGGATTCTCCTCGGGCACGCTCACCCTGGTATTCGCCGTCTACGCCTTCAGCCTGCTGCTGGCGCTGCTCACAACCGGCGCGCTGTCCGACCACCTCGGGCGCAAGCCCGTGATACTGACCTCGCTGGTGCTGGAGGTCGCTTCCCTCGTCGTCTTCGCCCAGGCCGGCGACGTGCGCATGCTGTTCGCGGCCCGGCTGCTTCAGGGATTTGCCACCGGCATGGCAAGCGCCGCCATTGGTGCCGCGCTGCTGGACCTGCACCGCGAGCGCGGCACCCTGATCAGCACCATGTCCCCGATGCTCGGCATGGCCGTGGGCATTCTGGTCGCGGGTGAGTTCGCACAACTGTGGCGGAATCAGCTTGGACTGGTGTTCTGGCTGCTGGTGCTGTTGCTGGTCGCCGCCGGAACAGCCGTGCTCGCCATGCCCGAGACGGGCCTGCGCCGGCCCGGGGCGCTGGCCGCCATGCGGCCCCGCGTGCGCATTCCCGTGCAGGCGCGCCAGGCCTTTTTCCAGATGCTGCCCATGAGCATCGCGGTATGGGCGCTCGGCGGGTTCTATCTGTCGCTCGGTCCATCGATGATCCGCTCCGTCACGGGCTCCGAACTGGCCGCGAGTTTCGGGATCTGCATCAACATGCTGAGCGCGGCCGCCGGCATCTGGACACTGCGCGGCCACGCCCCCCGCACCATGCTGCGCTTTGGCGGAGGCGCGCTCTTTGCGGGCGTGGCCCTGATGCTGGCGGGTGCGCATTTTCACAGCCTCGCCATGGTGCTCGGCGCATCCGTCGTGGCGGGCACGGGCTTCGGCTCGGGCTTCCAGGGTGCGCTGCGCAGCATGATCCCGCTGGCCGCGGCACACGAGCGCGGCGCCCTGCTCTCGGCCATCTACATCGCCAGCTACCTGGCCTTCAGCGTGCCCGCCATCGTGGCAGGCGTATCGGCCGCGAAGCTGGGGCTCATGCCCGTCACCTACGCATATGGCTCCATGCTGATGCTGTTTGCGGCGCTGGCGCTGGCGGGAACCTGGAGAGCCGGCGCATCGAGATGA
- a CDS encoding adenosine deaminase, producing MTTTFQVPDIEASRLPALLEAMPKAELHMHIEGSLEPEMIFRLAQRNGVKLSYASVEELRKAYAFTDLQSFLDIYYAGASVLLTEQDFYDMARAYLDRAVADNVVRSEMFFDPQTHTERGVAMETVINGLHRACVDAEREQGISAALILCFLRHLSEDSALQTLEAALPFRDRFIGVGLDSSEVGNPPEKFARVFARCRELGLHLVAHAGEEGPPEYVWSALDVLHVERVDHGVQSVRDPALMQRLAKDRIALTVCPLSNEKLCVFPRLADHNIRQLLDAGLVATVNSDDPAYFGGYMNTNFTRLFAEAPGLTARHAYQLAFNSLEASFAERADKERWQQQLRSVFEKA from the coding sequence ATGACGACGACGTTCCAGGTTCCCGACATCGAGGCCTCGCGCCTGCCCGCGCTGCTCGAAGCCATGCCCAAGGCCGAACTGCACATGCACATCGAAGGCTCGCTCGAGCCCGAGATGATCTTCAGGCTCGCGCAGCGCAACGGCGTGAAACTCTCCTATGCCAGCGTCGAAGAGTTGCGCAAGGCCTATGCCTTCACCGACCTGCAGAGCTTTCTCGACATTTACTACGCGGGCGCGAGCGTGCTGCTGACGGAGCAGGATTTCTACGACATGGCGCGCGCCTATCTCGACCGCGCCGTGGCGGACAACGTCGTGCGCTCGGAGATGTTCTTCGATCCCCAGACGCATACCGAACGCGGCGTGGCGATGGAGACGGTGATCAACGGCCTGCACCGCGCCTGTGTGGACGCGGAGCGTGAGCAGGGCATCTCTGCCGCACTGATCCTGTGCTTCCTGCGCCATCTGTCGGAAGACTCCGCGCTGCAGACGCTGGAGGCCGCGCTGCCTTTTCGCGACAGGTTCATCGGCGTGGGACTCGACAGCAGCGAGGTGGGCAATCCGCCCGAGAAGTTCGCACGGGTGTTCGCTCGCTGCAGGGAACTGGGCCTGCACCTCGTTGCGCATGCCGGCGAGGAGGGGCCGCCGGAGTATGTCTGGAGCGCGCTCGACGTGCTGCATGTCGAGCGCGTCGATCACGGCGTGCAGTCCGTGCGCGACCCCGCGCTGATGCAGCGGCTGGCCAAGGACCGCATCGCGCTGACCGTGTGCCCGCTGTCGAATGAGAAGCTCTGTGTGTTTCCCCGGCTGGCCGATCACAACATCAGGCAACTGCTCGATGCAGGCCTGGTCGCGACCGTGAATTCCGACGACCCCGCGTATTTCGGTGGCTACATGAACACCAACTTCACGCGGCTGTTCGCCGAGGCGCCCGGGCTCACGGCCCGGCACGCCTACCAACTGGCCTTCAACAGCCTGGAGGCAAGCTTTGCCGAGCGGGCGGACAAGGAGCGCTGGCAGCAGCAACTGCGCTCCGTGTTCGAGAAGGCCTGA
- the kynA gene encoding tryptophan 2,3-dioxygenase: MQDPNNNASTESIVRDEKAKLDFSKDMSYGDYLHLDEILNAQHPLSPAHDEMLFIVQHQTSELWMKLMLHEVRAATNAIAGGTRADAFKMLARVSRIMEQLVSAWSVLSTMTPPEYSAMRPYLANSSGFQSYQYRCIEFSLGNKNAAMLKPHEHRDDLLAQVRAAYEAPSLYDVSLQLLAREGLDVPADRLQRDWTQPYEYSEGVEAAWLEVYRDPHKHWDLYQLGEKLTDIEDAFRLWRFRHVTTVERVIGFKRGTGGTGGVSYLRKMLEVVLFPEIWRLRTAL, from the coding sequence ATGCAAGACCCGAACAACAACGCCAGCACCGAATCCATCGTCCGCGACGAAAAAGCCAAGCTCGATTTCAGCAAGGACATGAGTTATGGCGACTACCTGCACCTCGACGAAATCCTGAACGCGCAGCACCCGCTCTCGCCCGCACATGACGAGATGCTGTTCATCGTGCAGCACCAGACAAGCGAGTTGTGGATGAAGCTCATGCTGCACGAGGTGCGTGCCGCCACCAACGCGATTGCAGGAGGAACGCGCGCCGATGCCTTCAAGATGCTGGCGCGCGTGAGCCGCATCATGGAGCAACTGGTGAGTGCCTGGAGCGTGCTCTCCACCATGACACCGCCCGAGTATTCGGCCATGCGCCCCTACCTCGCCAATTCAAGCGGCTTCCAGAGCTACCAGTACCGCTGCATCGAGTTCTCGCTGGGCAACAAGAACGCCGCCATGCTCAAGCCGCATGAGCACCGCGACGACCTGCTTGCGCAGGTGCGCGCGGCCTACGAGGCACCTTCGCTTTATGACGTATCGCTGCAGCTGCTCGCCCGTGAAGGCCTCGACGTGCCCGCCGATCGCCTGCAGCGCGACTGGACGCAGCCCTACGAATACAGCGAGGGCGTGGAGGCCGCATGGCTCGAGGTCTACCGCGACCCGCACAAGCACTGGGACCTGTACCAACTCGGCGAAAAGCTCACCGACATCGAGGACGCGTTCCGGCTCTGGCGCTTCCGCCACGTGACCACTGTCGAGCGCGTGATCGGCTTCAAGCGCGGCACGGGCGGCACAGGCGGCGTGAGCTATCTGCGCAAGATGCTCGAGGTCGTTCTGTTCCCCGAGATCTGGCGGTTGCGCACGGCGCTCTGA
- a CDS encoding helix-turn-helix domain-containing protein: MNKAIPTETPEAPDADLQFGLAVRARRAQLGITLDQLAEASGVSPGSLSRVERGLLSASLRNAMAIARGLGCDIGELLQESDGPQVTRASEHRRIVHEDTGVARIALAKPAPGLSVIQYEVPPGAESSHFAAHRAGTREMFYILKGSVRVFAGTESVLLRTGDTAVLTMDSEHRFINEGATPARLILIVSTPVS, translated from the coding sequence ATGAACAAAGCCATCCCCACCGAAACCCCGGAAGCTCCCGATGCTGACCTCCAGTTCGGCCTGGCCGTGCGGGCGCGCCGCGCGCAACTGGGCATCACGCTCGATCAACTGGCAGAGGCCAGCGGCGTCTCGCCGGGCTCGCTGTCGCGCGTGGAGCGCGGGCTGCTGAGTGCCAGCCTGCGCAACGCCATGGCGATTGCGCGCGGCCTCGGATGCGACATCGGAGAGTTGCTGCAGGAGAGCGACGGTCCGCAGGTCACGCGTGCGAGCGAACATCGGCGCATCGTGCACGAGGACACCGGCGTTGCCCGCATCGCGCTCGCCAAGCCCGCGCCCGGGCTCTCCGTCATTCAGTACGAAGTGCCGCCCGGAGCCGAGTCCAGCCATTTCGCCGCACACCGCGCCGGTACGCGCGAGATGTTCTACATCCTCAAGGGCAGCGTGCGCGTTTTCGCAGGCACGGAAAGCGTGCTGCTGCGCACAGGCGACACCGCGGTGCTCACCATGGATTCGGAACATCGCTTCATCAACGAGGGCGCAACGCCGGCCAGGCTCATTCTCATCGTCTCGACGCCGGTTTCCTGA
- a CDS encoding BMP family ABC transporter substrate-binding protein: MTDLQKRSLIKVAALSAVAAAALVGCGKKEEAPAPAPAPAPAAAPAPAAEPLKIGFAYVGPVGDGGYSYAHDQGRQALEKEYGDKIKTTFVESVPEGADAERVLRDLATQGNKLIFGTTFGYMDVIQKLAPEFPDVKWMHATGYKTAPNASTYDFRTYEAAYLAGVVAGAMTKTNTLGVVGSVPIPEVLRNINSFTMGAQSMNPKIKTKVVWVNEWFAPPKETEAATSLINGGADILFQNTDSPAVLKTAEEKGKRAFGWDSDMTAYGPKAHLGSAIFKPSGFYVQTVKEVMDGTWKSQETWWGVKEDAIDIVSLAPDVPDAAKAKLEEVKKGLKDGTFAIWKGPLKSNDGKELLPADKVADDAFMRGVNFYVQGVEGKVPGGK; this comes from the coding sequence ATGACCGATCTTCAAAAACGTTCCCTGATCAAGGTTGCCGCGCTCTCCGCCGTGGCCGCCGCCGCGCTGGTTGGCTGTGGCAAGAAGGAGGAAGCTCCTGCGCCCGCACCGGCCCCTGCTCCGGCTGCTGCGCCAGCGCCTGCCGCCGAGCCGTTGAAGATCGGTTTCGCCTATGTCGGCCCGGTGGGCGACGGCGGCTATTCCTATGCGCATGACCAGGGCCGCCAGGCGCTCGAGAAGGAATACGGCGACAAGATCAAGACCACCTTCGTGGAAAGCGTGCCGGAAGGCGCCGATGCGGAGCGCGTGCTGCGCGACCTGGCCACGCAGGGCAACAAGCTGATCTTCGGCACCACCTTCGGCTACATGGACGTGATCCAGAAGCTGGCCCCCGAATTCCCTGACGTGAAGTGGATGCACGCCACCGGCTACAAGACCGCGCCCAATGCCAGCACCTATGACTTCCGCACCTACGAAGCCGCCTATCTGGCGGGCGTGGTGGCCGGTGCCATGACCAAGACCAACACGCTGGGCGTGGTGGGCTCGGTGCCGATTCCCGAAGTGCTGCGCAACATCAACAGCTTCACGATGGGCGCCCAGTCCATGAACCCGAAGATCAAGACCAAGGTGGTCTGGGTGAACGAGTGGTTCGCACCTCCCAAGGAAACCGAAGCCGCGACATCGCTGATCAATGGCGGTGCGGACATCCTGTTCCAGAACACCGACTCCCCCGCCGTGTTGAAGACCGCGGAAGAGAAGGGCAAGCGCGCCTTCGGCTGGGATTCCGACATGACCGCCTACGGTCCCAAGGCGCACCTGGGCTCGGCGATCTTCAAGCCATCGGGCTTCTATGTGCAGACCGTCAAGGAAGTCATGGACGGCACCTGGAAGAGCCAGGAAACCTGGTGGGGCGTGAAGGAAGATGCGATCGACATCGTCTCGCTCGCACCCGATGTTCCCGACGCCGCCAAGGCCAAGCTGGAAGAAGTCAAGAAGGGCCTGAAGGACGGCACGTTCGCCATCTGGAAGGGTCCTCTCAAGAGCAACGACGGCAAGGAGCTGCTGCCAGCCGACAAGGTGGCCGACGACGCCTTCATGCGCGGCGTGAACTTCTACGTGCAGGGCGTGGAAGGCAAGGTGCCAGGCGGCAAGTGA
- a CDS encoding aromatic ring-hydroxylating oxygenase subunit alpha: protein MIENTLWHPVAQSHEVLQDTPLSVKLLEQAVVLWRNAEGVAQAFVDRCPHRGARLSMGRIENGNLECPYHGWQFASGGQCVKIPAVPDFVPPPSQCVKSFAVQEACGLVWVRLQEGESASEQLPAFAAEADEHLRKVNCGPYDVAASAPRIIENFLDMSHFGFVHEGWLGSRETTAIPTYKVEPTATGVLATGCKAVQPQSNLHSTQAAEVEYTYEVTAPYAAVLTKIPEEGTSRQGWREQIGLFICPVTPDTSRVWFRLAVADFESSDEQLREFQHTIFVQDQPVLESQLPKALPLDPRAEMHSAADRMSSAYRRYLKAGGITFGVC, encoded by the coding sequence ATGATCGAAAACACCCTCTGGCATCCCGTCGCGCAGTCGCACGAGGTGCTCCAGGACACTCCGCTGTCCGTGAAGCTGCTCGAGCAGGCCGTGGTCCTCTGGCGCAATGCCGAAGGCGTGGCGCAGGCATTTGTCGACCGCTGCCCGCACCGCGGCGCGCGCCTGTCGATGGGCCGCATCGAGAACGGCAACCTCGAATGCCCGTACCACGGCTGGCAGTTCGCCTCCGGTGGCCAATGCGTGAAGATTCCCGCCGTGCCCGACTTCGTTCCGCCGCCGTCGCAATGCGTGAAGTCGTTTGCCGTGCAGGAAGCCTGCGGCCTGGTCTGGGTGCGCCTGCAGGAGGGCGAATCTGCCAGCGAGCAGTTGCCCGCATTCGCTGCAGAGGCCGACGAGCACCTGCGCAAGGTGAACTGCGGCCCCTATGACGTGGCGGCGAGCGCGCCGCGCATCATCGAGAATTTCCTCGACATGTCGCACTTCGGCTTCGTGCACGAAGGCTGGCTCGGCAGCCGTGAAACGACCGCGATCCCCACCTACAAGGTCGAGCCCACGGCCACCGGCGTGCTGGCCACCGGGTGCAAGGCGGTGCAGCCGCAATCGAACCTGCACTCGACACAGGCCGCCGAGGTCGAGTACACCTACGAGGTGACCGCGCCCTATGCGGCCGTGCTCACCAAGATCCCGGAAGAGGGTACATCCAGGCAAGGCTGGCGCGAGCAGATCGGCCTGTTCATCTGCCCGGTCACGCCCGATACGTCGCGCGTGTGGTTCCGCCTCGCCGTGGCCGATTTCGAATCGAGCGATGAGCAGCTGAGGGAATTCCAGCACACGATTTTCGTTCAGGACCAGCCGGTTCTTGAATCACAATTGCCGAAGGCGCTGCCGCTCGATCCGCGTGCCGAGATGCACTCGGCGGCGGACCGCATGTCCTCCGCATACCGCCGGTATCTGAAGGCTGGCGGCATCACGTTTGGAGTTTGCTGA
- a CDS encoding BMP family ABC transporter substrate-binding protein, giving the protein MSNVSKRALIKMIGLSAVSVAALTACGKKDEAPAPAAAPSAQAPAPAGDKLKIGFVYVSPIGDGGWTFQHELGRKAIQEKFGDKIETSMVESVPESADAERVMRDMAGQGKKLIFATSFGYQEFVQKVAGDLKDVNFEHATGYKTGDNVAVYDTKTFEGAYLAGIVAGAMTKTKTVGVVASVPIPEVVRNINSFVLGAQSVDPSIKAKVVWVNEWFAPPKESEAATSLINGGVDVMYQNTNSPAVLKTAEERGVRAFGKDGDMSAFAPKAHLGSAVIDWTPYYTKVVEDKLAGKWQTGNFWWGVKEGAIDLKKIADDVPQEVKDKVEKARAGLKDGSFAVWTGPIKDNTGKELLAAGSVADDAFLRGINFYVNGIEGTVPGTK; this is encoded by the coding sequence ATGAGCAATGTGAGCAAGCGTGCACTGATCAAGATGATCGGCCTGTCGGCAGTTTCCGTGGCGGCCTTGACCGCGTGCGGCAAGAAGGACGAGGCCCCGGCGCCCGCAGCGGCTCCTTCCGCGCAGGCCCCGGCTCCGGCCGGCGACAAGCTGAAGATCGGCTTTGTCTACGTGAGCCCGATCGGCGATGGCGGCTGGACGTTCCAGCATGAACTGGGCCGCAAGGCGATCCAGGAGAAGTTCGGCGACAAGATCGAGACCTCGATGGTCGAGAGCGTGCCCGAGTCCGCCGATGCGGAGCGCGTGATGCGCGACATGGCCGGCCAGGGCAAGAAGCTGATCTTCGCAACCAGCTTCGGCTACCAGGAGTTCGTGCAGAAGGTCGCGGGTGATCTGAAGGACGTGAATTTCGAACACGCCACCGGCTACAAGACCGGCGACAACGTGGCCGTGTATGACACCAAGACCTTCGAGGGTGCCTACCTTGCGGGCATCGTCGCGGGTGCGATGACCAAGACCAAGACGGTCGGCGTGGTCGCCTCCGTGCCGATCCCCGAAGTGGTCCGCAACATCAACAGCTTCGTGCTGGGCGCACAGAGCGTGGATCCGTCGATCAAGGCCAAGGTGGTGTGGGTGAACGAATGGTTCGCGCCTCCGAAGGAATCCGAAGCCGCCACCAGCCTGATCAACGGCGGCGTGGACGTGATGTACCAGAACACCAACTCGCCCGCCGTGCTCAAGACCGCAGAGGAGCGCGGCGTGCGCGCCTTCGGCAAGGATGGCGACATGAGCGCTTTCGCGCCCAAGGCCCACCTGGGCTCGGCCGTGATCGACTGGACTCCTTATTACACCAAGGTGGTCGAGGACAAGCTCGCCGGCAAGTGGCAGACCGGCAACTTCTGGTGGGGCGTGAAGGAAGGCGCGATCGACCTGAAGAAGATCGCCGACGATGTGCCGCAGGAGGTCAAGGACAAGGTCGAGAAGGCGCGTGCCGGCCTCAAGGATGGCTCGTTCGCCGTCTGGACCGGCCCGATCAAGGACAACACCGGCAAGGAACTGCTGGCGGCAGGTTCTGTGGCCGACGATGCCTTCCTGCGCGGCATCAACTTCTACGTGAACGGTATCGAAGGCACGGTTCCAGGCACCAAGTAA
- a CDS encoding cupin domain-containing protein produces MSIQVISPQAALAALKDRGPVKIPVGEPVCMIRGVDVAIPERPAVDTGFWECTPGQFRRPVDTGEIMYILEGAGSFTPDGEGAETFEFKAGDSLFFPPFTRGTWNIRETVRKLYVMV; encoded by the coding sequence GTGAGTATTCAAGTCATTTCCCCGCAGGCCGCCCTGGCTGCGCTCAAGGACCGTGGTCCAGTCAAGATACCGGTGGGCGAGCCCGTGTGCATGATCCGCGGGGTGGATGTGGCGATCCCCGAGCGGCCGGCGGTCGATACCGGGTTCTGGGAGTGCACTCCCGGGCAGTTCCGCCGTCCGGTCGATACCGGTGAGATCATGTACATCCTCGAAGGTGCGGGCTCATTCACACCCGATGGCGAAGGGGCCGAGACCTTCGAGTTCAAGGCGGGCGACTCGCTGTTCTTTCCTCCGTTCACGCGCGGCACCTGGAATATCCGCGAGACCGTGCGCAAGCTCTATGTGATGGTGTGA
- a CDS encoding ABC transporter permease, translated as MFKLEQRPQPSRHWTYGSPILALAITVVIGVCLFAILGKDPIRGLQAFFWEPIKSGYALAELTMKATPLLLIALGLAVCFRSNVWNIGAEGQFVIGAVAAGGIALLADKTTGPWIVPAILVAGMVGGMVWAGIVALLRDRFNANEILVSLMLVYVATLTLGYLVYGPWKDPMGYNFPQTKMFERVTQIPRLVQGLRMNIGVIIGLAGAALLWVFLFRTRAGFALQVGGIAPAAARYAGFSSRRALWTALLVSGATAGLAGALEVAGPLGQLTPYVPAGYGFAAIIVAFVGRLHPVGMVFSAILMSMFYIGGELAQSRLGLPKALTGVFQGLLLFTLLACDTLVAYRVRWISGTARPAAAKGAH; from the coding sequence ATGTTCAAGCTTGAGCAACGCCCGCAACCGTCGAGGCACTGGACCTACGGCTCGCCGATCCTCGCGCTCGCCATCACCGTGGTGATCGGCGTGTGCCTGTTCGCGATTCTCGGCAAGGACCCGATCCGCGGCCTCCAGGCCTTCTTCTGGGAGCCAATCAAGTCCGGCTACGCGTTGGCCGAACTCACGATGAAGGCCACGCCGCTGCTGCTGATCGCGCTGGGGCTGGCCGTGTGCTTTCGCTCCAATGTCTGGAACATCGGCGCGGAAGGACAGTTCGTCATCGGCGCGGTGGCCGCAGGCGGCATCGCACTGCTGGCCGACAAGACCACCGGGCCCTGGATCGTTCCCGCCATCCTGGTCGCCGGCATGGTCGGCGGCATGGTCTGGGCGGGCATCGTCGCGCTGCTGCGTGACCGGTTCAACGCCAACGAGATTCTGGTGAGCCTGATGCTGGTGTACGTTGCCACGCTGACGCTTGGCTACCTGGTGTACGGCCCCTGGAAAGATCCGATGGGCTACAACTTCCCGCAGACCAAGATGTTCGAGCGCGTCACCCAGATCCCCAGGCTGGTGCAGGGGCTGCGCATGAATATCGGCGTGATCATCGGTCTCGCCGGGGCCGCGCTGCTGTGGGTGTTCCTGTTCCGCACGCGCGCGGGATTCGCGCTGCAGGTGGGTGGCATCGCTCCGGCGGCTGCCCGCTATGCGGGCTTTTCCTCGCGCCGGGCGCTGTGGACCGCGCTGCTGGTCTCCGGGGCCACGGCAGGTCTTGCCGGCGCGCTCGAGGTGGCAGGGCCGCTCGGCCAGCTCACTCCCTACGTGCCTGCAGGCTACGGTTTTGCCGCGATCATCGTGGCGTTTGTCGGCCGGCTGCATCCCGTCGGCATGGTGTTTTCAGCGATTCTCATGAGCATGTTCTATATCGGCGGTGAACTCGCCCAATCGCGCCTGGGCCTGCCCAAGGCGCTGACCGGGGTGTTCCAGGGCCTGCTGCTGTTCACGCTGCTGGCGTGCGACACGCTGGTGGCCTACCGCGTGCGCTGGATCTCCGGCACCGCAAGGCCTGCTGCTGCGAAGGGAGCACACTGA
- a CDS encoding ABC transporter permease has product MESYALLLGSTLSAGTVLALAALGLLINEKSGIVNLGAEGMMLCAAIAGFATVVHTGSTWIGFGAGMLTGALLAGIFGLLVIWLNTNQYATGLALSLFGAGFSAFIGLNYVQARLPELPKYAIPGLADLPVVGPALFTLHPLVYGTVVIAALLVWFLYRTRAGLVLRAVGESPSSAHALGYPVRRIRLMAVMFGGAMCGLAGAYISTVYTPLWVEGMVSGRGWIALALTTFATWRPARVLLGAYLFGGVTMLQFHLQATGVQVPSQVLSMLPYLATIVVLVLISRNPAWIRANMPASLGKPFYPGS; this is encoded by the coding sequence ATGGAGTCCTACGCACTGCTCCTGGGCTCGACCCTCTCCGCCGGCACGGTGCTGGCGCTTGCCGCGCTCGGTCTGCTGATCAATGAGAAGTCGGGCATCGTCAACCTCGGCGCGGAAGGCATGATGTTGTGCGCCGCGATCGCCGGATTCGCCACCGTGGTGCATACCGGCAGCACCTGGATCGGTTTCGGTGCAGGCATGCTCACGGGTGCGCTGCTCGCGGGCATCTTCGGCCTGCTGGTGATCTGGCTGAATACCAACCAGTATGCGACGGGCCTGGCGCTCTCGCTGTTCGGTGCTGGCTTCTCGGCCTTCATCGGCCTGAACTACGTGCAGGCCCGCCTGCCCGAGCTGCCGAAGTACGCGATTCCCGGCCTGGCGGACCTGCCCGTGGTGGGGCCGGCGCTGTTCACGCTGCATCCGCTGGTCTACGGCACGGTCGTGATTGCCGCGCTGCTCGTCTGGTTCCTGTACCGCACGCGTGCCGGACTGGTGCTGCGCGCGGTCGGTGAGTCGCCCAGTTCCGCACACGCCCTGGGCTATCCCGTGCGCCGCATCCGCCTGATGGCGGTGATGTTCGGTGGCGCGATGTGCGGCCTTGCCGGTGCCTACATCTCGACGGTCTACACGCCGCTGTGGGTGGAGGGCATGGTCTCCGGCCGCGGCTGGATCGCGCTGGCGCTCACCACCTTCGCGACCTGGCGTCCGGCGCGCGTCCTGCTGGGCGCCTACCTGTTCGGTGGCGTGACGATGCTGCAGTTCCACCTCCAGGCCACGGGCGTGCAGGTGCCCAGCCAGGTGCTCTCCATGCTGCCGTATCTGGCGACCATCGTGGTGCTGGTGCTGATTTCGCGCAATCCCGCGTGGATCCGCGCGAACATGCCAGCCTCGCTGGGTAAGCCGTTCTATCCGGGTTCATAA